One Acetobacterium sp. KB-1 DNA segment encodes these proteins:
- the istB gene encoding IS21-like element helper ATPase IstB, which yields MLDKEIAECCRKLRLSRNLADLAQTTEGSNHQEYLYQLPSEELRYRNTTRTEKLVNSAGFYAINTFEGYRFDEITLPSDLTPESLKSLAFIHEKKNLILYGGTGTGKTMLSTALGVAACRQGIPVKFFRTAALVNKLSEAKTAGTLTAFLKRLNKAEVIILDEYGYVPLDRTGAQLLFEIISDCYERRTIILNTNLEFSRWVNVLYDEQMTAAMLDRLLHHCHLLMFPGPSNRMRESSINELYRSISDNQLKKQ from the coding sequence CCGAATGCTGCCGCAAGCTTCGCCTCAGTCGCAATCTGGCTGATTTGGCACAAACCACCGAAGGCAGTAATCACCAGGAATATCTGTATCAGCTACCCAGTGAAGAACTTCGTTACCGAAATACCACTCGTACCGAGAAACTGGTGAACAGTGCCGGTTTCTATGCGATCAATACCTTTGAAGGGTATCGGTTTGATGAAATCACCCTGCCTTCGGATTTGACCCCGGAAAGCCTGAAATCCCTGGCATTTATCCACGAAAAGAAGAATCTCATCCTGTATGGCGGCACCGGAACCGGTAAAACCATGCTGTCAACCGCTCTCGGCGTCGCTGCCTGTCGGCAGGGAATCCCGGTGAAATTCTTCCGGACGGCGGCCCTGGTGAATAAACTGTCCGAAGCCAAAACGGCTGGCACCCTGACCGCTTTTCTGAAAAGGCTGAACAAAGCGGAAGTGATTATCCTGGATGAATATGGTTATGTTCCATTGGATCGAACGGGAGCACAGCTCCTGTTCGAAATCATATCCGACTGTTATGAACGCCGGACCATTATTCTCAATACCAACCTGGAATTCTCCCGATGGGTCAATGTGCTTTATGATGAACAGATGACGGCTGCTATGCTGGATCGGCTGCTTCACCACTGCCACCTGCTTATGTTTCCAGGTCCCAGTAACCGCATGCGGGAATCC